CGATGTTCTGCCCGTAGATGTCCGGTGCCGAACCATGCACCGGCTCGAACAGCGACGGGAACCGCCGCTCGGGATCGAGGTTGGCCGATGGCGCGATGCCGATGGTCCCGGCGCAGGCCGGACCGAGGTCAGAGAGGATGTCGCCGAACAGGTTCGACGCCACCACCACATCGAAGCGATCCGGCTGCAGAACGAAGCGCGCACACAAGATATCGATGTGCTGCTTGTCCCAGGTGATTTGCGGGTACTTGGCCGCCATCAGTGCGGTGCGCTCATCCCAATAGGGCATGCTGATGGAAATCCCGTTGGACTTGGTCGCCGCCGTCAGCCGCTTGCGTGGCCGGGTCTGGGCCAGATCGAAAGCGAACTTGAGAATCCGGTCGACACCACGGCGGGTAAACACCGACTCTTGCAGCACGAATTCATGCTCGGTGCCTTCGAACATCTTGCCGCCGACCGACGAATACTCGCCTTCGGTGTTTTCGCGGATCACCACGAAGTCGATGTCCCCCGGCGCGCGGCCGGCCAACGGGCACGGCACCCCGGGAAACAGCCGCACCGGACGAATGTTCACGTACTGGTCGAAGTCACGCCGGAACTTGAGCAACGAGCCCCACAGGGAAATATGGTCGGGCACCTTGTCCGGCCAACCGACGGCGCCGAAGTAAATGGCGTCGAAACCCTTGAGCTGTTCGAACCAGTCTTCGGGCATCATCTGCCCATGTTCCAGGTAGTAATCGCAGTGCGCCCAGTCGAGCACTTCGATGCTCAACTCCAGCTGCCATTTCTTCGCCGCCTGCTCCAGCACCCGCAACCCTTCCGGCAGGACTTCCTTGCCAATACCATCGCCAGCAATCGCGGCGATCTTGAATACCTTGCTCATCAGTTGTGCTTCCCCGTGTCAGTGAATTACAAGCCGCCGATGTGGAAGGCTTTGACTTCAAGGTATTCGTCCAGGCCGTATTTGCTGCCTTCGCGACCCAGGCCCGATTGCTTGATGCCGCCGAACGGCGCGACCTCCATGGAAATGATCCCGGTATTGAGGCCGACCATGCCGAACTCAAGCGCCTCGCCGAACCGCCAGGAGCGCCGCAGATCCTGAGTGAAATAGTAGGCACCCAGACCGTAAGGCGTGGCATTGGCCAGCGCGAGGGCTTCGGCTTCGTCGGTGAAACGCATCAACGGCGCCACCGGGCCGAAGGTTTCCTCATTGGCCAGGAGCATGCCGGCATGGGCATCGCCCAACACCGTCGGCTGCACGAATTGACCGTCGCCGCGTGGAATACCGCCGCACAGCAATTGCGCGCCCTGGCTCAGGGCATCGTCGATGTGCCGCGCGACTTTGCTCACGGCGGCCTGATTGATCAGCGGGCCGATGGTCACATCGGCTTCCAGGCCATTGCCGACACGCAGCTTGCCGACTTCCTCGACCAGCCGTTGGGCGAAGCGCTCATAGATTCCGTCCTGCACCAGGATCCGATTGGCGCAGACACAGGTCTGCCCGGCGTTGCGAAACTTGCTGAGCATGATCCCGGCCACGGCCTGTTCAAGGTCCGCATCGTCAAAGACAATGAACGGCGCGTTGCCGCCCAGCTCCAGGCTCAAGCGCTTGATGTGTTCTGCGCTCTGACGCATCAGCAAGCGGCCCACGGCGGTGGAGCCGGTGAACGAAATCTTACGCACGGTCGGGTTGCCGGTCAGCTCTTCGCCAATGCCGGCGGGCATGCCGCTCAGCACGTTGAACACCCCGGCCGGAATCCCGACGCGTTCGGCCAGTACCGCCAGTGCGAGCGCCGAGAGCGGCGTCAGGTCAGACGGCTTGACGATGATCGGGCAGCCGGCAGCCAGTGCCGGAGCGCACTTGCGAGTGATCATCGCGTTGGGGAAGTTCCACGGGGTGATTGCCGCGCAGACACCCACCGGTTGCTTGAGGGTCAACAATCGACGGTCGCCACTGGGGGCCGGCATGGTTTCGCCGTAGACCCGCCGAGCCTCTTCGGCAAACCATTTGACGAAGCCGGCGCCATAACGAATCTCGCCCTTGGCCTCGTTCAACGGCTTGCCCTGTTCACTGGTCATGATCAGCGCCAGGTCATCGAGGTTGTCGATCATGGCTTGATACCAGCGCTCCAGCAGCGCCGCGCGCTCCGCCGCCGGACGTGCACGCCAGGCAGGCCAGGCCTTGTCCGCCGCCTCGATGGCACGCCGGGTTTCCCCGCCTTGCATCGCCGGCACGCGAGCGAGCAGTTCGCCGCTGGCCGGGTCGATGACATCCAGAGTCGCACCGTCATCGGCGCCAATCCACTGCCCGTCGACATAGGCGAGCTCCGCCAAAAGGCTGGGGTCTTTCAAACGATTCTTGAGCATGGTCGCGTCCTGATCCGAAACAGACTTTCAGTCTAGGGAGACGTGACAGATAAGGATGCCGAAAGCGCCTGGCGGACGGTGTTGGATGCTGAAATTGGCGGAGCAACGGCAGATTTGCATGTCCCATCCAATCCCTTGCAGGCGCTGGCTTGTCGCGCCGCCGCATCGCAGTGAAGATCGTCAACGATGACGCTGCTGTCCTGAATGCACGCGGCGGTCTCAGGTTTTTTGCGGCGGGGGATCTCCTACAGTTTCAGCGAACCGAGCAACCCACCCAGGAAACGCTCCCCGGCCTGCATCTGGCTGATTTCGATAAACTCGTCCGGCTTGTGTGCCTGCTCGATCGAACCCGGGCCACAGACCACCACCGGCACATCCAGACGCTGCCGGAACAAGCCGCCTTCGGTGCCGAAAGAGACCTTGGACGTCGCGGTATCCGGCGCCGCGAAGTTTTTCAGGAAGCGCACTGCTTCGACGCTCGGGTGAGTATCCAGGCCGGGATAGACATTGAGGGTTTCAATCTCGATGGCCGCCACGCTGGAGAGCTTTTTGGCTTCGCGCACAATCATCTCGGCGCCTTCCTGCATCTGCGCCAGAATCTGCTCCAGGTCATCGCCCGGCAAGTTGCGCACCTCGAAATCCAGGGTGCACAGGTTGGGCACGATGTTCAGCGCACGACCGCCGCCGATCTGCCCGACATGCACCGTGCTGTAAGGCACATCGTAATCGCCATCCCGCGCGCCCTCGGCTTGCAACTGCTGCTGGCTCTGGCGCAACAGCGCGATAAAGTCGCTGGCCACGTGAATCGCGTTGACCGACAGCGGCGCCAGCGAGGAATGCGCCTCCAGGCCCCGACAGTAGGTTCGGTACGAGCCCTTGCCCTTGTGCCCGAGGACGAACTGCATGTTGGTCGGCTCACCGATCAAACACAAAAACGGCCGCACCGGTGCCAGGTGCAGCACGTCCAGCAAGCGCCGCACACCCACACAGCCGATCTCTTCGTCGTGGGACAACGCCAGTTGCAGCGGTCGGCTCAGGGAATGGTCGGCCGCCTCGAGCATGGCGTCGATGGCCAGGGCAATGAAGCCCTTCATGTCGCAACTGCCACGCCCGTAAATCCGTCCATCCTGCACCGTCGCTGCAAAGGCGGGAAAGGTCCAGGCCTGGCCGGCCGCCGGCACCACGTCGGTGTGTCCGGAGAGCAGTATCCCCGGCTTGTCCTGCGGGCCGGTACTGGCGAACAGGTTGGCCTTCTTCGCGGTGGCATCCTTGACGATCAGCGACTCGATGCCCTTGCTCAGCAGCAGATCGCGCACATACTCGATCAGGGCCATGTTCGACTCCGAAGAGACCGTGTCGAAGGCCATCAGGCGTGTGAGAATTTCCAGTACACGGGGTTTCATGAGGCTTGGCTCCGCTGCTCGGCTAAGTGGGCAAATCGGCGAATCGAGAACGGCTCGATCAAGGTGCTGGTACTGCCCGTGCTGATCAGCTCAGCCATCACGTCACCCACCCCCGGGCCCAGCTGGAAGCCGTGTCCGCAGAAGCCGAAGGCGTAGTACAAACCATCGACCTTGCCACTGGGGCCCATGATCGGCAGCGAGTCCGGCAGATAGCTTTCGATGCCGCTCCAGACCCGGATGATGTTGAGGTTCTCGGCGCCTGGCAGCAGGCGACGCATCTGCCGGATCTGGTTGAGGATGCTGCGCGGCTCAACGTATGCCCGACGATTGAGCATGTCCGGTTTACTGCGATAGCCGCCGCCGATGACGATGTTGCCACGGGCAATCTGGCGGAAATAAATCACTTCCTCGGGAATTTTGGTGTACACCCCGATCACCGTCGGCAAGGCATAGGGCACCGGCTCGGTGACCGCCATCTGTGGGCCGTGGGTGTCGAGCGGCACCGGTTCGCCGAACTGCTCGGACAGTTTCTGCCCCCACGCACCGGCGGTGATCAGCAACTGGGCAGCGCAGAACTGACGACCATCGGTGGTGCTCACGCGGAACTCGCCGCCGACCTTCTGCACTTCGGCCACTTCCGTCTGCTCTTCGATGCGTGCGCCGAGTCGCCGTGCCGCCCGGGCAAACGCCGGGGCGGCCAGACGTGGATTGGCGTGACCATCGTGGGGGGCATAGGAGCCACCCTTGACGTCCGGCCCGAGGAACGGAAAACGCTGGTGCAACTCGGCGCCGCGATAGATTTTCAGGTCCAGCTGCGCCGCTTCCGGTGCAGCGGCATAGGCCTCCAGCTCAGGGATTTCGTCTTCGCGATAACACACCCGCATGTGGCCGCTGGCGATGAATTCCAGGTCATCGTCGATCAGTTCCGGCAAGCGCTTCCACAGTGCCCAGGAACGGTTGGCCAATTCCAGTTGCCCCAGGTAGCGCCCCTGGCGCCGGACATTGCCGAAGTTCACACCGCTGGCGTACTGACCGATCTGGTCGCGCTCCAGCAGGGTCACGGACTGTCCGCGTTGGCGCAGGAAAAACGCCGAGGCCGCGCCCATGAGGCCACCGCCGATAATCAGCACATCGCTTTTTTGCGGACTCATGAAGGCTCCTCGATAATCACCATCGGCAAGGGTTTGACCGGGGCTTGGCCGCGTTGCCGGCCGACCTGCTGGACACTGACGCCCGCCGCCGCGGCGATGACTTCGGCCCCGGCCTGGGAGCAGTAACGCCCCTGGCAGCGGCCCATGCCGACCCGGCTGAAGGCTTTCGCCCGGTTGACCTCGCAAGCGCCCTTCTCACTGACGGTGCGGCGCAATTCACCGGCGCTGATCATCTCGCAACGACAAACGATGGCGCTGTCGGGCAAGGCCTTGGCTTGCTCGGCGGGCCAGGGAAACGCCTGGGCCAGGCCGAGGCGGAACTGGTCCATTGCTGCCAGGGCCTGACGCTGCTGATCACGCACGCCGGCGTTGACCGGTTGCTGCAGATCTTCCAGCAGCGCCATCGCCACCAGCCGCCCGGCATGTTCGGCGGCGTCTGCACCGCGAATTTTCGAGCCGTCACCGGCAGCGTAGACACCGTTGACCGTGGTCCGGCCTTCTTCGTCCACCGACAGCCACCATTGGCCGGACGCCTCGTCGAAGCGCATGCGGCAACCGGCCAGATCCGCCAACTGGGTTTCCGGACGCAAGTGGTAACCGAGGGCCACCGCGTCGCAGTCAAGGTTCAATGTCTCGCCGCGCGCGGTGAGCACCCGCACGCCGCTGACGCCATTGGCCGCATCGCCCAGTACCTGCTGCGGGCGAACGCCCAGGTGCACCGGGATCTTCGCCCGGTACAACTGCGCCAGCAGTTTCATGCCGGTGAACAGCACGCCGGGGCGAGCCAGCAATTTTGGCAACGCGCCGATGCGTTTGCTCAGCGCCGACGTGTCGAGCACCGCCGCCACCTTGGCCCCCGCCTTGAGGTATTGGCTGGCGACCAGGTACAGCAACGGCCCGCTGCCCATGAACACCACGCTGTGACCAATCGACACCGCCTGCGACTTGAGCGCAATCTGCGCCCCGCCAAGGCTGTAGGTGCCCGCCAACTGCCAGCCTTCGATCGGCATCAAGCGGTCGGTGGCGCCGGTGCAGAGGATCAGCGCGTCGTAGTCCACCGTCGAGTGGTGCCCCTGGCTGACGCAGTACAGTTGCCCCGGCGTCAGGTTCCACACCAGCGTGT
This region of Pseudomonas fluorescens genomic DNA includes:
- a CDS encoding NAD-dependent succinate-semialdehyde dehydrogenase produces the protein MLKNRLKDPSLLAELAYVDGQWIGADDGATLDVIDPASGELLARVPAMQGGETRRAIEAADKAWPAWRARPAAERAALLERWYQAMIDNLDDLALIMTSEQGKPLNEAKGEIRYGAGFVKWFAEEARRVYGETMPAPSGDRRLLTLKQPVGVCAAITPWNFPNAMITRKCAPALAAGCPIIVKPSDLTPLSALALAVLAERVGIPAGVFNVLSGMPAGIGEELTGNPTVRKISFTGSTAVGRLLMRQSAEHIKRLSLELGGNAPFIVFDDADLEQAVAGIMLSKFRNAGQTCVCANRILVQDGIYERFAQRLVEEVGKLRVGNGLEADVTIGPLINQAAVSKVARHIDDALSQGAQLLCGGIPRGDGQFVQPTVLGDAHAGMLLANEETFGPVAPLMRFTDEAEALALANATPYGLGAYYFTQDLRRSWRFGEALEFGMVGLNTGIISMEVAPFGGIKQSGLGREGSKYGLDEYLEVKAFHIGGL
- a CDS encoding NAD(P)/FAD-dependent oxidoreductase translates to MSPQKSDVLIIGGGLMGAASAFFLRQRGQSVTLLERDQIGQYASGVNFGNVRRQGRYLGQLELANRSWALWKRLPELIDDDLEFIASGHMRVCYREDEIPELEAYAAAPEAAQLDLKIYRGAELHQRFPFLGPDVKGGSYAPHDGHANPRLAAPAFARAARRLGARIEEQTEVAEVQKVGGEFRVSTTDGRQFCAAQLLITAGAWGQKLSEQFGEPVPLDTHGPQMAVTEPVPYALPTVIGVYTKIPEEVIYFRQIARGNIVIGGGYRSKPDMLNRRAYVEPRSILNQIRQMRRLLPGAENLNIIRVWSGIESYLPDSLPIMGPSGKVDGLYYAFGFCGHGFQLGPGVGDVMAELISTGSTSTLIEPFSIRRFAHLAEQRSQAS
- a CDS encoding FAD/NAD(P)-dependent oxidoreductase, with translation MATARLSSRKVVIVGAGPAGVRCAETLLAAGITPILIDENRRDGGQIYRRQPQGFTRDYSALYGSEAAKAQNLHESFDRLRERIDYRPDTLVWNLTPGQLYCVSQGHHSTVDYDALILCTGATDRLMPIEGWQLAGTYSLGGAQIALKSQAVSIGHSVVFMGSGPLLYLVASQYLKAGAKVAAVLDTSALSKRIGALPKLLARPGVLFTGMKLLAQLYRAKIPVHLGVRPQQVLGDAANGVSGVRVLTARGETLNLDCDAVALGYHLRPETQLADLAGCRMRFDEASGQWWLSVDEEGRTTVNGVYAAGDGSKIRGADAAEHAGRLVAMALLEDLQQPVNAGVRDQQRQALAAMDQFRLGLAQAFPWPAEQAKALPDSAIVCRCEMISAGELRRTVSEKGACEVNRAKAFSRVGMGRCQGRYCSQAGAEVIAAAAGVSVQQVGRQRGQAPVKPLPMVIIEEPS
- the argE gene encoding acetylornithine deacetylase, with the translated sequence MKPRVLEILTRLMAFDTVSSESNMALIEYVRDLLLSKGIESLIVKDATAKKANLFASTGPQDKPGILLSGHTDVVPAAGQAWTFPAFAATVQDGRIYGRGSCDMKGFIALAIDAMLEAADHSLSRPLQLALSHDEEIGCVGVRRLLDVLHLAPVRPFLCLIGEPTNMQFVLGHKGKGSYRTYCRGLEAHSSLAPLSVNAIHVASDFIALLRQSQQQLQAEGARDGDYDVPYSTVHVGQIGGGRALNIVPNLCTLDFEVRNLPGDDLEQILAQMQEGAEMIVREAKKLSSVAAIEIETLNVYPGLDTHPSVEAVRFLKNFAAPDTATSKVSFGTEGGLFRQRLDVPVVVCGPGSIEQAHKPDEFIEISQMQAGERFLGGLLGSLKL
- a CDS encoding tartrate dehydrogenase; the encoded protein is MSKVFKIAAIAGDGIGKEVLPEGLRVLEQAAKKWQLELSIEVLDWAHCDYYLEHGQMMPEDWFEQLKGFDAIYFGAVGWPDKVPDHISLWGSLLKFRRDFDQYVNIRPVRLFPGVPCPLAGRAPGDIDFVVIRENTEGEYSSVGGKMFEGTEHEFVLQESVFTRRGVDRILKFAFDLAQTRPRKRLTAATKSNGISISMPYWDERTALMAAKYPQITWDKQHIDILCARFVLQPDRFDVVVASNLFGDILSDLGPACAGTIGIAPSANLDPERRFPSLFEPVHGSAPDIYGQNIANPIAMIWSGALMLDFLGNGDERYRAAHDGILQAIERVIADGPITPDLGGKGSTQDVGKAIADLL